CTCCATGGCCTGGAGCCTGCCGGGCAACGAGTGGACCGGCAGCCTCGACCAGTACGGCGTACGGATCGCCAAGGACGATCTTCAGCCCGGCGACATCCTGCTCTTCCACAATCCGGCCGACCCCGAGAAGGGCTCGCACGTCGTCATCTTCGGCGGCTGGACCGACTACACGCACACCTACTACATCGCCTACGAGGAGACCCCGCCGCGCGCCCGCAAGCAGGCCACCCCGTACGCGTACTGGAGCAACTCCGCCCGCTACACCGCCTACCGCTACAAGGGCCTCGTGGCCGGCACCGCGGGCAGCGACAAGCCGGCCGAACCGCTCGCCACCCCGTTCCCCGGCGCCGCCTACTTCGGTCCCGGCGCCAACAACAAGTACGTCACCCAGCTCGGCCGCCTGCTCGTCGAGCGCGGCGCCGGGCGCTTCTACTCCTCGGGCCCGGGGCCGCGCTGGACGGACACCGACCGGCGCGCCACCCAGGCCTTCCAGCAGGCACAGGGCTGGACGGGCCGGGACGCCGACGGGCTGCCGGGGCCGCAGACCTGGACGCTGCTGGTGACCGGCAAGGGCAACGACATCCGGGCCGGGGCGGCCGGGCCGCCGGCGCCCTCCTCGTCCCACGGCGTTCCCGGTTACCCCGGGCGGGCCGTGTTCCGGCCCGGCGCCTCCAGCGAGTACGTCACCCAGCTCGGCAGGCAGCTGGTGAAGAAAGGGTTCGGCAAGTACTACACGACAGGTCCAGGACCCCGGTGGGGCGAGTCGGACCGCAGGGCCGTGGAGGCCTTCCAGCGCGCCCAGGGCTGGCGGGGCGGCGCGGCGGACGGCTATCCGGGGCCGGAGACCTGGCGGCGGCTGTTCAAGTGACCGAGTGACCATTCCCGCGACACCCATCCACTGTCATGACGTTTCTGGCGCGGAGGCTGGAGGCACGCATGAGCACCATCACCCCATCCACGGAAGAGCCCGAGGGACCCACCGAGACCACGACGGTCTCCCGGCCCGCCCGGCTGATCCAGAACGAGGCGACCACCGAGATCCCCGTTCATCTGCTGTTCCGCGACGACCCCGAGACCGGGGCCGTACCCCTCAGTCCCGCGGTCGTCGGGCGCCGCCAGGGCACGGGCGAGCAGCCCCGCTTCCGGCGCCCGGGCGGGCCCGCGCCGCGTCCCTCCCCGCAGGTCGACCCCGAGCTGGCCGAACGGCCCGCGCGGGTGCTGCCGGGCTCGGCGGGCGTGCTCGCCGGCGCCTGCGGGGCGGCGGGCTGCGTGGCGACCTCCTGGTGGGCGGGCGCGCTGCCGACCCTCGCGGTGGAGGCGCTCAGGCTGCCCGAGTACGCGGGCGCGGGACTCGGTCCGGTCCAGTGGGCGGCGTACGCGGGAGCGGGCGCCCTTGGCCTCTTCGGGTTCGGCGGGCTGGCCCGCGGGCGGACCGGGCGGGCCTGGGTGCTCGGGCTGTTCGGCCGCTACCGGGGCACCGTCCGGCGCACCGGCCTGATGTGGGTCAACCCGCTGCTGCTGCGCCGCCGGGTCGACGTACGGCTGCGGCACTGGCGCGGTGAGCCGTTGCCGGCCGCGGACGGCAACGGGGTCGCGCTGCGGGTGGTCGTGCTCGTGGTGTGGCGGGTGCGGGACACCGCGCGGGCCACGCTGGGCG
This DNA window, taken from Streptomyces sp. NBC_00663, encodes the following:
- a CDS encoding peptidoglycan-binding protein, whose product is METPGSKEPVFEEFDPASDCDCPGCVHWRRVLPHSRTGRHPAAHRAVVLAATAGAALGVTQAAPAFAAPHAPDRPNLPGADEPDTPQGGQAPLHGPGGKPAGIKAPATTRAAIIKRAKSWVAAQVPYSMSEYWSDGYRQDCSGFVSMAWSLPGNEWTGSLDQYGVRIAKDDLQPGDILLFHNPADPEKGSHVVIFGGWTDYTHTYYIAYEETPPRARKQATPYAYWSNSARYTAYRYKGLVAGTAGSDKPAEPLATPFPGAAYFGPGANNKYVTQLGRLLVERGAGRFYSSGPGPRWTDTDRRATQAFQQAQGWTGRDADGLPGPQTWTLLVTGKGNDIRAGAAGPPAPSSSHGVPGYPGRAVFRPGASSEYVTQLGRQLVKKGFGKYYTTGPGPRWGESDRRAVEAFQRAQGWRGGAADGYPGPETWRRLFK
- a CDS encoding SPFH domain-containing protein yields the protein MSTITPSTEEPEGPTETTTVSRPARLIQNEATTEIPVHLLFRDDPETGAVPLSPAVVGRRQGTGEQPRFRRPGGPAPRPSPQVDPELAERPARVLPGSAGVLAGACGAAGCVATSWWAGALPTLAVEALRLPEYAGAGLGPVQWAAYAGAGALGLFGFGGLARGRTGRAWVLGLFGRYRGTVRRTGLMWVNPLLLRRRVDVRLRHWRGEPLPAADGNGVALRVVVLVVWRVRDTARATLGVEDHEGYLRECVEAALVRVPVEPPGSARTSVDSAADALTRLVAADAAPVGLEVFSVQPVRVEYAPEVAAAMHRRRIAALDAQQRATVLTSVVDSVEDTVTRLTMRGLVELDDYERKALVKDLTVAFCAGRGETGQ